One window from the genome of Oncorhynchus keta strain PuntledgeMale-10-30-2019 unplaced genomic scaffold, Oket_V2 Un_contig_18485_pilon_pilon, whole genome shotgun sequence encodes:
- the LOC127920145 gene encoding uncharacterized protein LOC127920145 isoform X3 — translation MEKAEGGAQVVLITPGPTDVGRGGPTAAEQPQAPVAEEQVIRVEGTELQLVLEGNVMQQKSIVVEGKDVSIEPVPQTGEQVPSTSAGVKEGVHVELGSQVVEEMPTTSNGVQEGVHVELGSQVVEEMPTTSNGVQEGVHVELGSQVVEEMPTTSNGVQEGVHVELGSQVVEEMPTTSAGVHVELGSQVVEEMPTTSNEVQVGLVSQVVEEMPGTSDEVQVGSVERDVVEGSQLSVVSAEDQEKDMDISFDMTAAGEDSVYNLEEVN, via the exons ATGGAGAAGGCCGAGGGAGGGGCGCAGGTGGTCCTCAtaacgcctgggcccactgatgtagggagaggtgggccgACAGCGGCAGAGCAGCCACaagcacctgttgctgaggaacaagttATCCGTGTTGAGGGCACGGAGTTGCAACTTGTATTAGAGGGAAATGTTATGCAGCAGAAAAGTATTGTTGTAGAAGGTAAGGATGTATCTATAGAGCCAGTTCCTCAGACTGGTGAGCAGGTGCCCAGTACGagtgctggggtaaaggagggggttcatgtggagctaggctcccaggtagtggaggagatgcccactacgagtaaCGGGGTTcaggagggggttcatgtggagctaggctcccaggtagtggaggagatgcccactacgagtaacggggtacaggagggggttcatgtggagctaggctcccag gtagtggaggagatgcccactacgagtaacggggtacaggagggggttcatgtggagctaggctcccaggtagtggaggagatgcccactacgagtgctggggttcatgtggagctaggctcccag gtagtggaggagatgcccacaaCAAGTAATgaggttcaggtggggctagtctcccaggtagtggaggagatgcctggtacgagtgatgaggtgcaagtggggagtgttgaAAGGGATGTGGTAGAGGGGAGTCAGTTGTCTGTGGTCTCAGCTGAGGATCAGGAGAAGGATATGGATATCTCTTTTGATATGACAGCTGCTGGTGAGGACTCAGTTTACAATCTAGAGGAGGTAAATTAG
- the LOC127920145 gene encoding uncharacterized protein LOC127920145 isoform X4 — translation MEKAEGGAQVVLITPGPTDVGRGGPTAAEQPQAPVAEEQVIRVEGTELQLVLEGNVMQQKSIVVEGKDVSIEPVPQTGEQVPSTSAGVKEGVHVELGSQVVEEMPTTSNGVQEGVHVELGSQVVEEMPTTSNGVQEGVHVELGSQVVEEMPTTSAGVHVELGSQVVEEMPTTSNEVQVGLVSQVVEEMPGTSDEVQVGSVERDVVEGSQLSVVSAEDQEKDMDISFDMTAAGEDSVYNLEEVN, via the exons ATGGAGAAGGCCGAGGGAGGGGCGCAGGTGGTCCTCAtaacgcctgggcccactgatgtagggagaggtgggccgACAGCGGCAGAGCAGCCACaagcacctgttgctgaggaacaagttATCCGTGTTGAGGGCACGGAGTTGCAACTTGTATTAGAGGGAAATGTTATGCAGCAGAAAAGTATTGTTGTAGAAGGTAAGGATGTATCTATAGAGCCAGTTCCTCAGACTGGTGAGCAGGTGCCCAGTACGagtgctggggtaaaggagggggttcatgtggagctaggctcccag gtagtggaggagatgcccactacgagtaacggggtacaggagggggttcatgtggagctagggtcccaggtagtggaggagatgcccactacgagtaacggggtacaggagggggttcatgtggagctaggctcccaggtagtggaggagatgcccactacgagtgctggggttcatgtggagctaggctcccag gtagtggaggagatgcccacaaCAAGTAATgaggttcaggtggggctagtctcccaggtagtggaggagatgcctggtacgagtgatgaggtgcaagtggggagtgttgaAAGGGATGTGGTAGAGGGGAGTCAGTTGTCTGTGGTCTCAGCTGAGGATCAGGAGAAGGATATGGATATCTCTTTTGATATGACAGCTGCTGGTGAGGACTCAGTTTACAATCTAGAGGAGGTAAATTAG
- the LOC127920145 gene encoding uncharacterized protein LOC127920145 isoform X5, which translates to MEKAEGGAQVVLITPGPTDVGRGGPTAAEQPQAPVAEEQVIRVEGTELQLVLEGNVMQQKSIVVEGKDVSIEPVPQTGEQVPSTSAGVKEGVHVELGSQVVEEMPTTSNGVQEGVHVELGSQVVEEMPTTSNGVQEGVHVELGSQVVEEMPTTSAGVHVELGSQVVEEMPTTSNEVQVGLVSQVVEEMPGTSDEVQVGSVERDVVEGSQLSVVSAEDQEKDMDISFDMTAAGEDSVYNLEEVN; encoded by the exons ATGGAGAAGGCCGAGGGAGGGGCGCAGGTGGTCCTCAtaacgcctgggcccactgatgtagggagaggtgggccgACAGCGGCAGAGCAGCCACaagcacctgttgctgaggaacaagttATCCGTGTTGAGGGCACGGAGTTGCAACTTGTATTAGAGGGAAATGTTATGCAGCAGAAAAGTATTGTTGTAGAAGGTAAGGATGTATCTATAGAGCCAGTTCCTCAGACTGGTGAGCAGGTGCCCAGTACGagtgctggggtaaaggagggggttcatgtggagctaggctcccaggtagtggaggagatgcccactacgagtaaCGGGGTTcaggagggggttcatgtggagctaggctcccaggtagtggaggagatgcccactacgagtaacggggtacaggagggggttcatgtggagctaggctcccag gtagtggaggagatgcccactacgagtgctggggttcatgtggagctaggctcccag gtagtggaggagatgcccacaaCAAGTAATgaggttcaggtggggctagtctcccaggtagtggaggagatgcctggtacgagtgatgaggtgcaagtggggagtgttgaAAGGGATGTGGTAGAGGGGAGTCAGTTGTCTGTGGTCTCAGCTGAGGATCAGGAGAAGGATATGGATATCTCTTTTGATATGACAGCTGCTGGTGAGGACTCAGTTTACAATCTAGAGGAGGTAAATTAG
- the LOC127920145 gene encoding uncharacterized protein LOC127920145 isoform X2, whose amino-acid sequence MEKAEGGAQVVLITPGPTDVGRGGPTAAEQPQAPVAEEQVIRVEGTELQLVLEGNVMQQKSIVVEGKDVSIEPVPQTGEQVPSTSAGVKEGVHVELGSQVVEEMPTTSNGVQEGVHVELGSQVVEEMPTTSNGVQEGVHVELGSQVVEEMPTTSNGVQEGVHVELGSQVVEEMPTTSAGVHVELGSQVVEEMPTTSNEVQVGLVSQVVEEMPGTSDEVQVGSVERDVVEGSQLSVVSAEDQEKDMDISFDMTAAGEDSVYNLEEVN is encoded by the exons ATGGAGAAGGCCGAGGGAGGGGCGCAGGTGGTCCTCAtaacgcctgggcccactgatgtagggagaggtgggccgACAGCGGCAGAGCAGCCACaagcacctgttgctgaggaacaagttATCCGTGTTGAGGGCACGGAGTTGCAACTTGTATTAGAGGGAAATGTTATGCAGCAGAAAAGTATTGTTGTAGAAGGTAAGGATGTATCTATAGAGCCAGTTCCTCAGACTGGTGAGCAGGTGCCCAGTACGagtgctggggtaaaggagggggttcatgtggagctaggctcccag gtagtggaggagatgcccactacgagtaacggggtacaggagggggttcatgtggagctaggctcccaggtagtggaggagatgcccactacgagtaacggggtacaggagggggttcatgtggagctagggtcccaggtagtggaggagatgcccactacgagtaacggggtacaggagggggttcatgtggagctaggctcccaggtagtggaggagatgcccactacgagtgctggggttcatgtggagctaggctcccag gtagtggaggagatgcccacaaCAAGTAATgaggttcaggtggggctagtctcccaggtagtggaggagatgcctggtacgagtgatgaggtgcaagtggggagtgttgaAAGGGATGTGGTAGAGGGGAGTCAGTTGTCTGTGGTCTCAGCTGAGGATCAGGAGAAGGATATGGATATCTCTTTTGATATGACAGCTGCTGGTGAGGACTCAGTTTACAATCTAGAGGAGGTAAATTAG
- the LOC127920145 gene encoding uncharacterized protein LOC127920145 isoform X1, with protein MEKAEGGAQVVLITPGPTDVGRGGPTAAEQPQAPVAEEQVIRVEGTELQLVLEGNVMQQKSIVVEGKDVSIEPVPQTGEQVPSTSAGVKEGVHVELGSQVVEEMPTTSNGVQEGVHVELGSQVVEEMPTTSNGVQEGVHVELGSQVVEEMPTTSNGVQEGVHVELGSQVVEEMPTTSNGVQEGVHVELGSQVVEEMPTTSAGVHVELGSQVVEEMPTTSNEVQVGLVSQVVEEMPGTSDEVQVGSVERDVVEGSQLSVVSAEDQEKDMDISFDMTAAGEDSVYNLEEVN; from the exons ATGGAGAAGGCCGAGGGAGGGGCGCAGGTGGTCCTCAtaacgcctgggcccactgatgtagggagaggtgggccgACAGCGGCAGAGCAGCCACaagcacctgttgctgaggaacaagttATCCGTGTTGAGGGCACGGAGTTGCAACTTGTATTAGAGGGAAATGTTATGCAGCAGAAAAGTATTGTTGTAGAAGGTAAGGATGTATCTATAGAGCCAGTTCCTCAGACTGGTGAGCAGGTGCCCAGTACGagtgctggggtaaaggagggggttcatgtggagctaggctcccaggtagtggaggagatgcccactacgagtaaCGGGGTTcaggagggggttcatgtggagctaggctcccaggtagtggaggagatgcccactacgagtaacggggtacaggagggggttcatgtggagctaggctcccaggtagtggaggagatgcccactacgagtaacggggtacaggagggggttcatgtggagctagggtcccaggtagtggaggagatgcccactacgagtaacggggtacaggagggggttcatgtggagctaggctcccaggtagtggaggagatgcccactacgagtgctggggttcatgtggagctaggctcccag gtagtggaggagatgcccacaaCAAGTAATgaggttcaggtggggctagtctcccaggtagtggaggagatgcctggtacgagtgatgaggtgcaagtggggagtgttgaAAGGGATGTGGTAGAGGGGAGTCAGTTGTCTGTGGTCTCAGCTGAGGATCAGGAGAAGGATATGGATATCTCTTTTGATATGACAGCTGCTGGTGAGGACTCAGTTTACAATCTAGAGGAGGTAAATTAG